A single window of Aspergillus puulaauensis MK2 DNA, chromosome 5, nearly complete sequence DNA harbors:
- a CDS encoding putative nitrate reductase (COG:C,H;~EggNog:ENOG410Q4IF;~InterPro:IPR001834,IPR014756,IPR036374,IPR001433, IPR005066,IPR001199,IPR017927,IPR008333,IPR008335, IPR036400,IPR017938,IPR039261,IPR000572;~PFAM:PF00174,PF00175,PF03404,PF00173,PF00970;~go_function: GO:0016491 - oxidoreductase activity [Evidence IEA];~go_function: GO:0030151 - molybdenum ion binding [Evidence IEA];~go_process: GO:0055114 - oxidation-reduction process [Evidence IEA]) — protein sequence MAPSKPEGASSLEILSEPDWAQTHSHRVGIRDRDARRMGVTNRGDEALYELEDIAEEKLNELRQKVKEGGLVTIRDVMTKQTDFHLARPDLHPKFWRYVLHTTESFIKYAQPWPVNQKRKEKEEAEEKEREKQKSEEDAQKNTAQKDKSEADKKDQEGEKEGEGRPKLSTEEQALLDCLKYEQQYRSSMRRNDGKGFSPYKDKDEQLPAQIDEADQFSPDSWIPRSDKLIRLTGKHPMNAEAELSTLFDGGLITPSCIHYVRNHGAVPHLLWENHKLEVEAGKKLTLWMDDLKSQFESINIPVFLACDGSRRKELNMIRKTRAFNFTIAASGCAYWRGALLRDVLLAADTARLIDENPEKFFWVNFVGADELSEGKYETCIPLEYAMDATNDVLLAYGMNDRPIPPDHGYPLRLILPGWVGARSVKWLSKVWVTEKENDSFYHIYDNRQLPTFVTDVESDVAQTMFHHPSTICNKQMLNSAIVRPAQGEKIDLAEVRKGETYRIEGLAYNGSGNEIARVEVSLDGGDTWLYCIRKYPDAPFRHSKKFWTWLHWHIDLDLSKLIRAPSIVVRAMDEHRNTQPPKPVWNITGMMNNCWYQVRPEIEETDTEAYLLFRHPVDAGNGMNGWMKQSTEEQIKDIKRKAATPEKEFTRQEIEKHTSPDDCWIVINGNVYDVTSVLSWHPGGRGPIMGHAGAVHMDTTEEFESIHDDFAQSKLKECIIGKVTQKAMAHMEKDAEQKASEKSSKGDTKHDFALNKNKWTQAKLYKKHRLSSDTQRYTFTLPPPSKALGLHTGQHVQVGFHFEDRLVMRPYTPIRPVLDTEDDGTFDLVVKTYLPDEDQPGGTMSNILDCMREGEEIEVKGPSGAIRYLDNGRFAIDDKEYTFDNVSFILGGSGVTPGYQVIARILESAPSDKTKIRAIYANKSESDILLRENLDGFAAEHRGQFEITHVLSHPSDEWKGLKGHVNEDIIKHHAFEPGEKSVVLLCGPPTMIQKAALPALKDWGYDEDKNLFGF from the exons ATGGCACCCTCAAAACCTGAGGGAGCATCTTCCCTCGAAATCCTGTCTGAGCCGGACTGGGCCCAAACCCACAGCCACCGTGTCGGCATCCGTGACCGTGATGCCCGGCGTATGGGCGTAACCAATCGCGGTGACGAGGCATTGTATGAGCTTGAGGATattgcggaggagaagctcaatGAGCTGAGACAGAAAGTTAAGGAGGGTGGTTTGGTTACTATTCGCGATGTGATGACGAAGCAGACT GACTTTCACCTGGCGAGGCCAGACTTGCACCCAAAATTTTGGCGGTACGTGCTACATACAACAGAATCATTCATCAAGTATGCCCAGCCGTGGCCGGTGAACCAGAAGcgaaaagagaaggaagaggcggaagagaaagagagggaaaagCAGAAATCGGAAGAAGACGCGCAAAAGAACACCGCTCAAAAGGATAAAAGCGAGGCAGATAAAAAGGACCAGGAGGGCgagaaagagggagagggacgGCCAAAGCTCTCAACAGAGGAGCAAGCGCTTCTCGATTGCCTGAAATACGAGCAACAATATCGATCGTCAATGCGAAGAAACGATGGGAAGGGGTTCTCCCCGTACAAAGACAAGGACGAGCAGCTTCCAGCGCAAATTGACGAAGCTGATCAGTTCTCTCCAGACAGCTGGATCCCGCGCAGCGATAAACTGATTCGACTGACGGGAAAGCATCCCATGAATGCGGAGGCCGAGCTTTCCACTCTCTTTGATGGTGGTCTCATCACGCCCTCGTGCATTCATTACGTGCGTAACCACGGTGCGGTACCGCATTTATTATGGGAGAATCATAAGCTCGAGGTAGAGGCCGGGAAGAAACTGACCCTCTGGATGGACGACTTGAAAAGTCAGTTTGAGAGTATCAATATTCCGGTTTTTTTAGCCTGTGATGGAAGTCGCCGAAAGGAGCTTAACATGATTAGGAAGACTCGCGCGTTCAATTTCACTATTGCAGCTTCTGGCTGCGCCTACTGGAGGGGGGCGTTGTTGCGTGATGTCCTCCTAGCCGCAGACACTGCACGGCTGATAGACGAGAACCCCGAGAAATTCTTCTGGGTGAACTTTGTTGGCGCTGACGAGCTAAGTGAAGGCAAGTATGAGACTTGCATACCGCTCGAATATGCCATGGATGCTACCAACGATGTCCTGCTTGCCTACGGGATGAACGATCGCCCCATTCCTCCGGACCATGGCTATCCGCTTCGCCTAATTCTTCCTGGCTGGGTAGGCGCACGGTCTGTCAAATGGCTGTCGAAGGTCTGGGTcacagagaaggagaatgacAGCTTCTATCATATTTACGATAACCGACAACTTCCCACTTTCGTTACGGACGTTGAGTCCGATGTCGCCCAAACGATGTTCCACCACCCAAGTACGATATGCAACAAGCAAATGCTGAACTCGGCTATCGTGCGGCCTGCACAAGGGGAAAAGATCGACCTGGCTGAAGTGAGGAAGGGAGAGACATATCGCATCGAGGGACTTGCGTACAACGGCAGCGGGAATGAAATAGCGCGGGTGGAGGTTAGTTTGGATGGCGGCGATACTTGGCTTTATTGTATTCGCAAA TATCCTGATGCTCCATTCCGACACAGCAAGAAATTCTGGACTTGGTTGCACTGGCACATCGACTTAGACTTGAGCAAGCTCATCCGCGCACCCAGTATAGTCGTCCGTGCAATGGATGAGCATAGGAACACGcagccaccaaagccagTTTGGAACATCACAGG AATGATGAACAATTGTTGGTACCAAGTCCGCCCAGAAATTGAAGAAACAGATACCGAAGCATATCTCCTCTTCCGCCACCCCGTCGATGCCGGCAACGGCATGAATGGCTGGATGAAGCAGTCCACAGAAGAACAGATCAAAGACATCAAGCGCAAAGCAGCCACCCCTGAGAAGGAATTCACCCGGCAGGAAATCGAAAAGCATACCTCGCCGGATGACTGCTGGATTGTTATTAATGGTAATGTATACGATGTGACTAGTGTTTTGAGCTGGCATCCTGGTGGGAGAGGCCCTATCATGGGGCATGCTGGGGCGGTCCATATGGATACAACTGAAGAGTTTGAGAGTATCCATGATGACTTTGCGCAGTCCAAGCTCAAAG AATGTATAATCGGCAAAGTCACTCAGAAGGCAATGGCCCATATGGAAAAGGACGCCGAACAAAAGGCCTCGGAGAAGTCTAGCAAAGGAGACACAAAACACGATTTTGCCTTGAACAAAAACAA ATGGACTCAGGCAAAACTCTACAAAAAGCACCGCCTCTCATCCGACACCCAGCGTTACACCTTTACTCTCCCGCCCCCATCCAAAGCCCTCGGCCTCCATACAGGCCAACACGTCCAGGTCGGCTTCCACTTCGAAGACCGCCTCGTCATGCGTCCTTACACCCCCATACGGCCAGTCCTAGACACCGAAGATGATGGCACTTTTGACCTTGTCGTGAAGACGTACCTACCAGACGAGGACCAGCCAGGAGGCACAATGAGCAATATCCTAGACTGTATGcgcgaaggcgaagaaatcGAAGTGAAGGGCCCATCCGGTGCGATCAGGTATTTAGATAACGGGCGCTTTGCCATCGACGATAAGGAATACACCTTCGACAACGTGAGTTTCATTCTCGGTGGCTCAGGCGTGACGCCGGGGTATCAAGTTATAGCGCGCATTCTGGAGTCGGCGCCGAGTGATAAGACGAAGATCCGTGCGATATATGCAAATAAATCTGAGTCGGATATCCTCCTGCGTGAGAATTTGGATGGGTT
- the ALO1 gene encoding D-arabinono-1,4-lactone oxidase (BUSCO:EOG092624X0;~COG:V;~EggNog:ENOG410PHKJ;~InterPro:IPR006093,IPR006094,IPR010031,IPR036318, IPR016169,IPR030654,IPR007173,IPR016167,IPR016166;~PFAM:PF04030,PF01565;~TransMembrane:1 (o179-199i);~go_component: GO:0016020 - membrane [Evidence IEA];~go_function: GO:0003885 - D-arabinono-1,4-lactone oxidase activity [Evidence IEA];~go_function: GO:0016491 - oxidoreductase activity [Evidence IEA];~go_function: GO:0016899 - oxidoreductase activity, acting on the CH-OH group of donors, oxygen as acceptor [Evidence IEA];~go_function: GO:0050660 - flavin adenine dinucleotide binding [Evidence IEA];~go_function: GO:0071949 - FAD binding [Evidence IEA];~go_process: GO:0055114 - oxidation-reduction process [Evidence IEA]) — MDPTITRVLSRLDPAVPFRTSSGHLHHTWARTFYSRPELYIQPQTIPEIQQVINLARRCRRRLVVVGSGHSPSDLTCTSAWMVNLDDFNRILDVNTETGIVTVEAGIRLWDLGKQLEEQHGLTLSNLGSIDSQSIAGVIATGTHGSSLAHGLISECVVSLTLMLANGQLVRCSASSNQALFRAALISLGALGIVVEVSFRSEPSFKIAWRQTRRSLSSILDEWSSGLWTSHEFVRVWWMPYEKAAIHWYADKTDLPLKAPPKTFYGEALGYHVYHNLLALSNYFPRILPWVEWLVFGLQYGFKAEKTVTGAVEHARTGLLMNCLYSQFVNEWALPLEKGPEAMTRLSAWLHGDVESARIPFSVDGLWVHCPVEVRVANTTHNKGPRPFLDPTSSQGPTLYLNATLYRPYFRDPPCKDRYYEAFEWLMRDMGAKPHWAKNFKSTGQELRGLYGKDMDEWLRVRQDVDADGMFLGEWHYRTLAVSGDEGPGLSSLDATSFPLMEREKARQQANIRGAGDGVEWIGDNRWETDTKETSVLLSTVEREKLTSSSPTTATSEESFDLLASGEASVVIPEP, encoded by the coding sequence ATGGACCCCACGATCACTCGAGTGCTCTCTCGGCTAGACCCCGCGGTCCCGTTCCGCACCTCCAGcggccatctccatcacaCTTGGGCTCGCACCTTTTATTCGCGTCCGGAGCTGTATATCCAGCCACAGACCATTCCCGAAATCCAGCAGGTCATCAATTTAGCCCGTCGGTGCCGACGCCGGCTTGTGGTTGTTGGCAGCGGTCACTCACCTTCTGACCTGACATGTACCTCGGCATGGATGGTGAACTTGGATGACTTCAATCGCATATTGGATGTCAACACCGAGACAGGAATTGTTACGGTTGAAGCCGGTATACGCCTGTGGGACTTGGGAAAACAATTGGAGGAGCAACATGGATTGACGCTGTCGAATCTGGGAAGTATCGACAGTCAGTCTATTGCTGGTGTTATTGCCACGGGTACCCATGGGAGCTCTCTGGCGCATGGTCTGATCTCGGAGTGCGTTGTTTCGCTGACTCTGATGCTGGCAAATGGACAACTGGTGCGCTGTAGTGCCAGCAGCAACCAGGCACTTTTCCGGGCGGCTCTCATTTCTTTGGGGGCGTTAGGGATAGTCGTTGAAGTCAGCTTCCGCTCGGAGCCGTCGTTTAAAATAGCCTGGAGACAAACACGGCGATCGCTCTCCAGTATCCTGGATGAGTGGTCGTCTGGGTTATGGACGTCGCATGAGTTCGTCCGCGTGTGGTGGATGCCGTACGAGAAAGCTGCAATTCATTGGTATGCTGATAAGACGGATCTTCCGCTGAAAGCGCCGCCAAAGACCTTTTATGGTGAGGCTCTTGGATATCACGTATACCATAATTTGTTGGCCCTATCGAACTATTTTCCTCGCATTCTTCCGTGGGTGGAGTGGCTTGTGTTCGGGTTGCAGTACGGATTTAAAGCAGAGAAGACGGTCACAGGAGCAGTTGAACACGCGCGTACGGGTCTCCTGATGAATTGTCTCTACTCACAATTTGTCAATGAATGGGCATTGCCGTTGGAGAAGGGTCCAGAGGCAATGACAAGGTTGTCGGCCTGGCTGCATGGAGATGTCGAATCGGCCCGCATCCCCTTCTCTGTTGACGGGCTGTGGGTGCATTGTCCCGTCGAAGTCAGAGTTGCAAACACTACGCATAACAAGGGCCCTCGGCCTTTCCTCGACCCCACTAGCAGCCAAGGGCCGACATTGTATCTTAATGCGACTCTATATCGTCCATATTTTCGAGACCCTCCTTGTAAGGATCGCTATTACGAAGCATTTGAGTGGCTCATGCGAGATATGGGTGCAAAGCCACATTGGGCTAAAAACTTCAAATCAACAGGCCAAGAGCTGAGGGGATTGTATGGGAAGGACATGGATGAGTGGCTCAGAGTCCGTCAGGACGTGGATGCCGATGGCATGTTCCTTGGCGAATGGCATTACCGCACTCTTGCTGTGTCTGGTGATGAGGGCCCAGGATTAAGTTCCTTAGATGCAACCTCTTTTCCATTGATGGAGCGTGAGAAGGCTCGTCAGCAGGCGAATATCCGTGGCGCTGGAGATGGTGTGGAATGGATCGGAGATAATCGGTGGGAGACGGACACAAAAGAGACAAGTGTTTTGTTGTCGACCGTGGAGAGGGAGAAACTCACCTCTAGTtcgccaacaacagcaacgagCGAGGAGAGCTTCGACCTCCTCGCGTCCGGTGAGGCGAGTGTGGTAATCCCTGAACCGTGA